In Xylocopa sonorina isolate GNS202 chromosome 4, iyXylSono1_principal, whole genome shotgun sequence, the sequence CGGTGAGTCGCATGCATTTTAAGTTCCTCTGGTCACTCAATCATGTCGTAGGACGAAAGGTCCAAATCGGCACGAGTGATTGGTTGTAATTACGTAGAATTTCCTTGATGAGCATAGTGACCATGGATATATAATTATATCCATGagtagtaacatttattttgtgTGTGTTATTTATTAGATCAGGTTAGGTCTTCTTGCACTTCGCGTTTTTAAATGTCATAATATAATAGTAGAAATActgataattattaaataattaaatacgagtattataataattatgatTCATCCATACATATTCAGTATATTTAGAAAGTTTAAAACGAAATAGTATATTAAACACTAATATGTATAAAAGTGAAatattcttatgaatattaataattatatacatgTATGAATGTATATAGATACAATTTATTTTTATGAATAAATAAGGAAATATAATATATTGCAACTACTTTGTTGTAGCAGTGCATAGTGGTGAAGTCGGATACCCTCCGACTTCGTTTCTGCAATAATTATAATCATTGTGCAATAATGTTGGTGTGGATGTTGCAAATTGAATGTATAaagcaaatcatatatatgatgaatatcatatatatgaATTATATTGTTAATGTATAGCATGGCTTTTGTTGTAATAGAAGTTGATTTCCTTGAGTGCCGAAACTATGTTATATTACATGTGCAAGAGGACATATTGTGTCGAGTAgattttgaaatcaaagcatcgagcttgaacattattttcatattttagaATGATTGCTTTGATGACGAGATCGCTCAAAATTAGTACATTTCTTGTAGATTTAAATTCAATTCTCTAGTTATATTACATTGAATACTGATCGACGCAATGATAGAGACGCTTACCAATTCCTTCTATCATTGCAATGTACGGaatgtaaaataattgattttaaatttaatgttaGTTTCGAATTTAACtgtgattttaaatttaattgcaatttaaagtttaactataactttaaatttacttttaatttaaaatttaactACAATCTGAAATATAACATtggatttaaatttaattatccttgtcAGTCAATAAATGAACTTTACGTTCATTGTCGAGTAGCGAAGTGTTCccactatagcgtcccagtattggcctctaccccgttgcgtaaggcccttggttattccaaaaggcagacggggtagtccgtcacccccaccgagggcatcggtagtggtggactgcgtacttagattactgcactgggttcactgccggctgattgggcgtatcccaatccctgcctcaaggagaggtcgtgcctgggtgtcaccgtaggcacctggtcacgttaaacatttcgcggacgtgaaaatacgtcaactggtactggtggctgtagtagTAACCTCTTATTGGTTTGCTTTGCCTGTTTTTAAGATCACATGGGGGGAGGGTACGCTTCGAAGGAAGGGTTACATCCCAAAGAATGTCGTTCATTTCTTAAGGTGAAGAATCCTTCACTTTGTTCGCGTCGCGCCGCGCCTTTAACTCTGTTCTATACATTATAATGTTATAATGAATTGTCAAGCTTCTTTCTCATTTCTCGATCAGTATTTAATAATTGATAGTTAGTTACTCCACTGCACAGAGCATTTCTAGCTTCGTGTTCGGTTAGTTTGTTAATTGTcgctatagcgtcccagtaCGGGCGCCCTGCCCCGTCCGTAAGGCCCTCGGCTATTCCGAAGGGCAGACGGGGCAGCCCGCCACCCTCACCAAGGGTATTGGTAGCTTCGAATCTCGCTTAGGGGTTCGCGGCGCGCTGAttgagcgtatctcaattcctgcCTCATGGGAGGCCGTGTTTGGAATGTTACTCGATGACATTCTGGTCACGTTAACCATTTTCGCGGACGCGAAAATGCGTCAACCACGCTGGTGGCTATAGCGGTTAAGTACGTTTGTTAAACTGATAAAACTCTGTGCAGCGTAATAACTATCAACGAATAACTTTTTCACAAAGCGCTAATCCGtatatttagatcaggattttcaggtttaatcccttccgtgttcattgccaggaccccattcacgtgcccaGGTGCTATTTGGGTGGGGAAAAGGCGATGGGCACGATGATTGTATAATAATTAATGATGTGTGTTTTTTCGCGGCTGACGTGCTAGTGTATCGTGCATGACGTATCTTCcacgttgtgtgtgtgtgtggttagGCCGTGGAAGTGCGTCGTTTCCATAGAAACAGTTTACTATTGCCCACAAGTGGTACCAAATTTATTCTTAATTACAATAATGGTACCAATTCCAATAAGATCCTCTAATATAATTGCTAATGTAACTTCTGCGTTTTGCGTAAAATACAGattttttcaatgtttcaaatttcacaTTAGACTTTCAAATGTAGATAAAAACGCTTTACTGGCGTTGTACGCAATGATCGCTAGTTTCGTCAGTCGATTACAGCAGTGGTACGTACCCTTAGAGTGTGCAAGATGTATGCCAAACTCGGGTGTCGGAGGCGTCCCGGGGCGTTCTCTCTAGTGTAGGATTTTTGCGCCCGAGTGTTTGAATGAGAAATTTCCGGGGGTTGAACGCATGTGTTTGTGTGAATCGTTTGCTATTTTAAATATAGagctaggtaggtaggtagtttacttctggtatgtttgtctgctagttttaagtaggtagggccgggcaggttgaccacagtcaccgatcgggcaggcgcgtttctcgcgtggttcaacctgtttcaggaaattagatttgaaagatcgacggtatagctggcgcgaacgggagatgccgttcgccactggctttactcgatcgatttttcgaatcgaccctcggtcgcggtcgcgatttgcacgaaacgaacgttttCTGCTCGAGATTTAGCACGTTTGTACGGACAACGATTTCTTAAATCGTTGCTCGTCTTGCGTGTGTTTAGAACTTTCTCGTTTCATGTTTTGATTCATTTTTTGAGTCATTTGTTGGTTTGTGATTAGggaatctcgagcttagatataagtttcagggtcctgggcttcatgcccgaagaaagaagaggctatatgccgaagaggcccggagaagagggcaactaTTAATGACTATGCATTCAGAGGCAGGCAACCCTCTCGATGCAAAGTCATTCTTTGTTACCACTTTGTCACTGTGCTCATATTTGTGTAGTATTAGTAGTAGTATATTCTAGTCAGCAAAATGCTGGCTCATCAAACGCTGGGCAAATCGCGGTTTCAATTTTAGTGTTGCGTATTATTAATTACGGTTCGAATTAGAGTTGCGAATAAATCTAAATCGCGGTTTTATTAGCGTTACGTATTAATCCAGATCGCGagttttattagagttgcgtattaattaatacatcgcgttttgaattagagttgcgtaaaAATGATAATCGTGGTTGCTCCTTTAGCGTTGCGAACCATGAGATCGCGATTGTTTGctgaatatataattattatttgctaacatttgtttcgcgaataattttaaattgtatttgctattttaatatataaaaatagtttttaattaattttatagtGTTGCGATTTATATATATCGCGAGTAATTGCGTCTTGTTGCTTCTTGTACAAATAATAGTTTTCAATTATTAAGTTTCTGATCCCATTTAGTGTTGCGATAGTTAATGGCGCGTTTCTCACGATAGTATTGCGATTAATGAAGTGCCCAAACCTTCCACTTATTCTGTGGAAACCGTACGTCGCATCAGGGTGCGATATTACATTTGTAAATTCTTCCACTTGCTCTGTGGAAGTGTGATCTTGTGTATAGAGTCACCACAGTAGCCTAAAGGCTACATCGCACCGTGGTGACATTGGACTGATGCAGATCACTCTTTAAAAATCTCTTTTATTAGTGCTGCGTACTTAAATGATGGGTGTATAAATTAGCGTTGCAAATTAAGAAAAGCGCCCTGAAGTGGCTGCTTGCGCATTGCTTTTTTCTGACACACCCCGCGAATTAGTGTTGCGCATTATAAAGGGTGCCACAATATGGCTGTTGTCGCGATTAATTTTGCTAATTTTTGTTTACATAAATATTGTAATATTTAACGCGATTAATCTTCAGATATTATCAGTTGATACATGTAATAAGGTGATATATGTGATAATTTAATACATTAGTGTGGCGAATTATGAAAAAGTGCCACAGTATGGCTGCTGTCGCGATTAATTTTGTCAATTTCTGTTGCAATAAATTATTAATGCAACTATGTTGAAAAATTTACCGCGATTAATTTTGAGGTATTCTTTGTTTGACGTTATAATAAATTCATGACACGGAAGAGGAAGAATACCTCATTCACGATATTGAATAACGATAGTGATGttgatcgagcgtttgtcatgaaatattacagagtaatataattattttctacaAATAGATAAAACTCTCTGGTTTTTGCAACCTTTCATATAATGTTCGTGTATGGAATATTACAGAATAAAATAGTTATTTTCTATGAATATACACTTTCAGGATTTTGCAACTTTTCATGTAATATTGATTAGTGATTGATATTTAAACATTCCATTACGTGTTTTGTATATCAGAatgaataagcattagaaatcgcaAAGTATATTGGAATGCAATTTGCCTGCAAAATCGAAGTTActgtagctttctaatactattAAAAGGTATTATTAAGTTGGTAATACTTCATATTTATAacgattcttttgaagcgaatcaaAGTGTAATTAATTTAACGAAAAATAATAAGATACATGatagaatagaatgtaaattttTAGTTTTGTTACACCAATGTACATTATAACCAAACACATTGGTTTTGTTACATGTTACATACATTATTTTTTTCATGTTATTTCCATAAAATTATGTTTCTGTATGTCCAATTTATGTATATTGTTTGTCCGTCAAATTTTTGTAAGGTATTACTAATCCATTACTAATCCATGGTATAAGTTTTTGTTGTAGCTTACAGTTCTACAGAAACGTCCATTTGATTAAAGTAATACATCAGGATGGAAATGATGCTATAAGGATGTAGGCATGATCATACATAGTACAGTAAAAAAGGGTGGACTACAAAAAGgatatacgatatatatatatattataaaatcatatttatattatttctatATAAATCTATTAATCTGTGTTATGGTTTCACATGTTCTACATTTCTATTCTAGATATTCCAGTGTTTCCAGTTTTATTTTAGGTGTTCCAGTGTTTCTAGTTTTATTTTAGGTGTTCCAGTGTTTCCAGTGCTGTTTTAGGTATTCCGGTGTTTCCAGTGCTTCCAGTGCTGTTTTAGGTATTCCGGTGTTTCCAGTGTTTTCAATTCTGTTGTCCCTTGTCATTACTCATATGTTGTCTTGCATCTTGTAAATTCGATCGTAAAATTTTCTATTATATTCTTCCTTTGTTGCTTCAGAGCTTCTTTTCTGTTGTTTGCTTTTGCAAACTTTTCAAGTtcatgaatacaaggtacttcATGTACTGTATTCTATTAGATCCTTGTGTGCGTAGGGTGAAACATTTTTAGACCTATGCATAGGTAAAAGTCACTTCTTTTAAGTTGACATATATTCCTAGTTATGTTGATTGGTTTGAAATTAAAACAGTTATTGACTAGGCAGGGTGTCTGTGTTCCCTTTCATTTCTAACAATTCTTTCTCgcgataattctttatgaaactccTTTCATTGTACATTTGCATAGGGATCAAACATCGAActtgttgcaaatgtacattgaaaggaggttttatttaataatattttgtataaaaggagggtggatgggacgtggttagggtgggtctccattcgcagcaacctccacgtggtgagacccgggAACCATATATTTGATATATAATTGTTAATTGCATCATATGGTAGTAtgatataattaaaaattatatagcaaatAATTTGagcaaatggctgccataggtttTAATCATGTTAAAAAGACTTGTTAGGGTATTCGTCGAATGGATCTAAGTTTTTTCGAAGACTACCGCTGAATAAAACTAGCTCTTGCGGTATAATACTAATTTTCGAACGAAAATCGTGCAATGCAATCTTATCAGTAGATATACCATCTATAATAATGTCTCCTTCAATATACGCCAGCCGACAAAGAGCTCTGATTAAAGAGGTCTTTCCTGCATCTACTCTCTCAACAACTCCCACCTTTTCCACTGGTTTGATCACAAAACTAATACCTTTCAAGGCATAAGGACTTTTAGATCCACGCTTTAATATGACATTTCCGAATTCTAGTAGATCCATTCTGGGCCATTCTGACGATGGCATTTTTTCCCTGTATACTATCGAGAAAAAGTTCTTCTTCCAGACGACTGTATTCTAAAACTCTTTCTATAGAGGTGATTTGATTTTACAATTTGGCAGTTTGTTTTATACCCTATTGCAAAACTATACTGATTGCAGAAATTTTTTTTACAAGACTAGATTACTTTACAAAGACTAGAAATCTGATTGATAATTAATGCTACGCTAATCTAAATGCATCTATTCATGAAATAGGCATAGCAGAAAATAAGAACTGCCAGTGCGGTAATCATACACAGAATTTGAATCACTATGATGCTGTTAAAAATTTAGTCAAACAAGTAGGACTCTGATCGGTCAGTTGCAAGGCTGTGGATAGGTCGGTACAAGATCGAATCGTTTCTGCATGCATCCAACATCACAGCTATTAAAATTATCACCAAATTCATAATAATCTCAAAATTTGACAAAAATTTCCTTCCTAAACAATTCGAGTTATTAAATCATACCTTATAAATGTTAAAAAATTATTCGCTGTCGATAGCGATGTGCGACTAGTTTCAGTACTTTTCATAAAGATGGCGTCGCAGGTAGGGAATTCAAATTGAACTGAAACACTTTTATAATTAATGAACATTGAATGTTCTTGCaatcatttaatatattatgaaAATAAGTGTAGTAATGTACGATCAACTCGCATGCAATTCCAACGGTGATTgaacaaaattaataaaaagtCTGAGAACTTTTGTTAACTCATTTATTATGTTTGTACATTATTAGGAATTGAATAAAAGTTTCAGGTTTGCATAAATTTTGGTAAAAAAATAGAAGAATTAATTTTACATGGTAAATTCAGTGGCTGTTTCAAGGAAATATCTAACGAATGTAGATAGCGTCAGCTGGTTGTTCAGCCGTGTCCTCGTTCATGAGATAAGTTTCCTGGTTTCTGATCCATGAGTTAAAGGAAGATACCCTAGTGTATACGTCAGGCTTTCCAACACCGCATGGGATTCCGTAGGAAACGATACCGATCTGTACTCCATTGGCTACGAGAGGACCGCCAGAGTCACCCTGAAATTTGTGGAAAAATAAGGAATTATAAGCACAGCAATCGCAAAACTATTTCCGAATTTGATCTTAATTTGTAACTTCGAATTATTCTATTTAAATATCTACTCCAGTTACAtgtgatataatgttaattcatACTACGTCCAAATAACTTACGTTGCACGCTCCTTCTCCGTATTTGGTGAATGTGCAGATCTGGCTGTCGGTCACGTCTTTGTGAGTCTGTTTGCATTTTGCCTGGGTCTCAACTTGTAAGTTGATGTATTGCAAGTTGTTTGGTATGTTTCCACCAGCCTGAAAGTGTAATTTATGTTTAACACATCGTGAACAGTCATCGTTTCAAATTTTAATCGAGTTGCTCCAgttattaaaaaaatattgGAAAATATGTTAAATCCTCTGAGCGCGTGTAAAGGGTACTATCAATGTCGATTGATCATCAGATTGAAATGTGTACATGGAAAATTCTTAATGAATCTCAAATGTCAAAGAATTGAAGTTTTAAAGTCTTAAATAGATATTAGATATCGTTTTACTCACTCTGGTTGTTCCCCATCCAGACAGAACGCAGGACGATCCCTCGTATTTGTTGTTACCGGAAGCCAATTTAATAGGTTGAACCAAGTtgttgaatgcgatatttctgtCCACGCGAATCAATGCCACATCGTTAAGGATGAGTCTTGGGTTGTAGTTGCTATGAGCAACGATCCTGTCTACTCCGTAGCTAACTCCATTAGCGCTTACTTGATTCGTTCCAGCATGGACTTTGATGTTGCTCGTACTGCCGATTCTATAGGACAAACATTCATCGACTTAAATTTCCTCGCTTTTCAATTATCAAGTTGTATTATAAATTCTATTCCGAGAATATTAACCGATACGCGACTAATACTATTGAAAACGATTCGTTGCGATCAGAATTTAGTTTTGCGTTAGTTTTAAATTAATTGAGATACCCACCCTTGAACGCAGTGAGCTGCAGTCAGGATGTAACGTGAACTGATGATGGAACCACCGCAGAAATGGCTTCCACGGCTCCTCAGAGACACTTGGTAAGGGAACTTTCCCACTGGAGCATCTCTGCCGCCTACGATTTGACCTTCAGGCGCAGCTGtaaagaattttatattttatgtgACATTATGGATCCAGTTGAATTTTGTTCTTTCGTTTAGTGTCTTCCTCAAAATGTCtttgaataatttttaaaaatgcTCGAGAATGTTTTCTTTTGCTTACTTTCTCGCTGATTCTTTTTAAACTATCACAGTTACAGTAATTTGTCtaataaaatattcaaaatttggatCAATTTCAAAAATTATTCCTTTAGAATAATTacttagaattatattactATAATTGTTCTTACATACCAAATGCAGCGACTGCGAGGCCAAGTATCACAATAGCACCAAAGGCTTTCATGTTTGGATTGTTCATCAATACTATACTTGGTCGAATGGGTACTGTCGACCGGTTtatatactgcttaaaacgtgtATCGTGTCGATAAGATTCAACAAAATATTAGATTTTTATCAGAAACGTGAATCAATGTAGAAGAGAATTCTATTAGATATATGTGACAGTTCAGTAGTTCTGATTATAAAGACAAGATAAGTGTGCCTGTATCGTCGATTATCGGATATTTTTTTTCTTACAAAGGGGAAGTAATTAATTTCATGACGAACGCATATTTGATACCATTCGATTGATTCCTCGGTAATGTTATTGACGTCACGTGAAATTCTCGATTGATAATATTTTTTGATTAATCCAATTCTGATTAATTGCACTAGAGTATCTTGTAATTATAATTGTAATTGTATTAGAGAGAATATACAATTGTACAACATACGTACATATATGTCCAAATAATTAATAGAATGTTCCAAATAGGGATTGAAGAAAATCGTGGTTGGTATAATTAAATGATAAATTTGAACTTTTTATAGCTATCAATTTTATGCTACTTGGATCCTTAAATGGAAGGATTCAATGGTGGTATGCTCATACTGCATCGTATAATATAAATTGACATTTTAAGTATTTCTGTAACTTTATTATCCATGTTTTAGTACAAATTCTATTTTACAAAATTCATACATATATTCATTCTTTCACAGTATAATAAAATAAGAGAAAACACGAAAAAAAAGACTTAAAAGACGCTATATAATTTGAGAGATAAATTCAAagcgtaatgttatatatattagTCTCATCGTGGACATGTGAACCAAAATCATACTGTATcatttaaaatatattattgaacGCGGAATCGTCTGGGAAATAATTTGAATTCTCCTGCAGGATCCAATACTATTGCTATATCGCCTAATTAGCAACATGCAACCGTGAAACGAAAGATAAATATAAAGACTTCATAGAAAATGGTTGAGAATTTCGTTGACTTTCACTAATAGGGATATTACAGATTTCATTAACTACAAAAAAAAAGCAATGAACAAGAGTCCTTGAAGTTTTAGAATTTTATATAACAACTTTTATGAtaggaaatttgaaatttcctaTCTTAGTGTAAATTATCATAGAGGATATATCTTAATCTATGGTGCAACTCTTAGAACGATAAACGATTAGTTATAGAGTTGGTATCGAATTCGTTGGACAGCGTTATATTTGCAACGATCATCAGTTCTTATCTTAGTTTAATTAATTAGAAACGTTATTAAGGAACATGTATATGTACTCTACTACATTAGTCTATCTTTCATTACTTTTTCATTAACTCGGCAAATTAAATTGCACGTACGATGAGAAACGAGAAGGAAAGTTTAATTAATACAAGTAAACTTTATTGCGTAACAATAGAAATATTGTTACAAAAATGGTACAAATAATATGGTTTCAGAAGCGCATAAATTTTTCATTTGTTCGAAGAAGGAATATAGATGGCGTCTGCTGGTGGTTCGGCAAGGTTCTCAGTCATAAGATAGTTTTGTTGTTCTTTGATCCAGGGTACGAAGGAGGACACTCTGGTATATACGTCAGGTTGTCCACGAGCGCACGGTGTTCCAAAGGAAACGATACCGATCTGTAGTCCATTGGCTACCAGAGGACCGCCAGAGTCACCCTGAAATTCGCAGAATAAGAATAATTTCAAATCTAATATTTCCCAATCAGTAACCTCGAACTTAAATGCAAAATGGCACAAGGAacaaataaaagaaataaaCAAACTCTCTACTTACATGACAAGCACCTTCTCCAACTTTGGTCAGTGTGCAGATGTGGGACTCTTTCACCCTCCATTGAGACTTCTTGCATTCTGCCTGAGACTCGACCACTAAGTCAATGTATTGCAGGTTGTTTGGCGAATTTCCTCCTAACTGAAATCGCAATTAAGgccaatattaaaaaatttaaattcCAAAGCATCGAATCATGCTTTTCTGTTTAATATACTCACTTTAGTCGTTCCCCATCCAGACAAAGTGCACGTAGATCCTTCGTAGGTGTTGCTACCGGAAGCCAATTTGATCGGTTGGACCAAGTTGTTGTACGCGATAGTTTTGTCTACGCGAATCAATGCCACATCGTTAAGTAGAGTCAGCGAGCTGAAGCCACGGTGGGCAATGACTTTCTCGGCTCCGTATTTTTCTCCATCTGTGTTCAGTTGAGTTGTTCCAGCGTGTACCGAAATTTCGCTCAAGTCGGACAGTCTGTCGAACAAATATTTCACACGGTTAATTTCTATTGTAGAAGTTTCTTTTCGAAGCTATTAACGAAGAAATGTACCCCTGAACGCAGTGAGCGGCGGTAAGGATGTAGCGCGAATTGATGATGGAACCACCACAGAAATGGCTTCCACGCCTCCTCAGAGACACTTGGTAAGGGAATTTTCCAACTGGGGCGTCTTTACCACCGACGATTTGGCTGTCAGGGTAGCCTGTGAAGatgtttaattaaatttcatttgTACACATTATCGCATGAATATTGAACTATGGAGGCTCAAAACAGAGTAGGAGATAATTGTAAAAACACTTGAAACTATTTTAGTCGACTCTAAAAAGTGATACGTATTTTTTATCGCTTCATCAAATTATTTTGAGTAACTCAGGGAGAGAATTTATTTTCATAATTATCGCTGCTTACCAAATGCGGTGACCGCGAGGCAGAGCACGAGTGTAACGTAGAGGGTGTTCATTTTGTCAAGAATTATAATTCTGTGACTGGCGAAGATTGTATTAATCGGTTTATATACTGGTCTAAGACGCGTATCTTACGCGATAAGGATAAACATAAGCGAGTGATTTTTATCATGAATGCGAAAAAGATTGACGTTTGAGATATATGAAAATTCAGTAGCTCTGTTCACAAAGATAAGATAATACCTGTATTGCGTCGATCATTCCgactcgtttttttctttttaaaagtGGAAACAATTAGTTTGATAAGGAGTACATAAGCATTTACCACGGTTCGATTGACTTTTCATTGatgaaaattaaatatatatatttattgatCCATCGAAGTTTTTTGTTTTCACAGTATGCAATTATACAACATACAATTTGAAACTGTATCAAATTGTTATTAGAGcattgaaaaattaatttttttatattaatacTAAATCATTTTGATTGGTATTACTTGTGATTATCTCGTGTGTCGATTAATGAAACGAAGCTCTAATATTCGAAGGACCACTCTTCTTATGTAGAAAGGACAAAAACTAAGTTCCGAAATCCGTTATAACTATTTTATTTACGCTTTGAAAGCTTGAGTACTAAGTTCGTTCTAACAACCGTCTTAAAAATCCGAAACCATTACAGCTCTTAACTAAGTTGTTGTGGGGTTGGGACACGCGGATAGGACAAAAATCAAACTACGAATTAGTGGTGAGGGAAATAGCCAAATTACACTATTGGACAAATATATGAGAACTAAGTGGCTGCTTCTAAACTGAAGATCACTCTCAGATACCGAATTTATCCTTGAGTGACGCACGCAGAATATTTCATGGGTCTTTAACAACTGTAGTTGGCAATAACCTTAAGAGGcacttaacacgttcacgccggcgtgacccaccggtgggtcacacttgactgttccgtggggcggcgtgacccaccggtgggtcacacttgactgctccgtggggcggcgtgacccaccggtgggtcacgcgttttcagaaaattagtcgtttcttcagacgaaccactttcctccagatccattttatctattatttataagggcaaaaattcaattatattctaACCGCCTCTGTAGAAGAAAAGATAATTTTACCTTCACAATAAGCGAGTTCAAATTCGCAACGATATTGCCCCGCCCCACGAAGCTTAACATGATAAGACAGTCCCGCCTCACGCGGagaaacgtagattttcgccccggcgtgaacgtgttaaactCCGAAACGCACGTGACAACGAAAAGTATAAATCAATCGAAGAATCTGCTAGTAAAGTCTGCCAAATTCTAAGAACCGAAAACTACAAGTTGTCATGATCTCAAAAAATTATCGCTGCTTCGAACTAGATTACTAATTACTTAAACGTGGATAAGAGTTCCAAGTAACTAGCGCCAATGTGATGTGAATTATTATGAACATTATtatgaaaattgaaatttatttatatcatattattatataaatacgtagacactgcagtAGATAGTGTAGACTTGTTTATGGTGCAAGAGCTTAATCGATAAATTATTAATTACCACACAATGTGCAATCATCTTTTAATCCATTCGATTCATGCCACCAGGAGATAGTCTGTTCATCAATTTCCACTTTTATTGTTCTGTATTTCGAtacttataaatatataaacagTGTCGATATCTTATCAGTGTATTAGGTGAAGGTAACAGTTTATAGTTAACGCGAATAGATTTTATTACAAGAAGCACACTTGAGTTTGTAACAATTTTACtttaaaaaaatttaaataCACTCGAGTCGTATCGCTTTCGTTATACTTCGAA encodes:
- the LOC143422649 gene encoding transmembrane protease serine 9-like — its product is MNTLYVTLVLCLAVTAFGYPDSQIVGGKDAPVGKFPYQVSLRRRGSHFCGGSIINSRYILTAAHCVQGLSDLSEISVHAGTTQLNTDGEKYGAEKVIAHRGFSSLTLLNDVALIRVDKTIAYNNLVQPIKLASGSNTYEGSTCTLSGWGTTKLGGNSPNNLQYIDLVVESQAECKKSQWRVKESHICTLTKVGEGACHGDSGGPLVANGLQIGIVSFGTPCARGQPDVYTRVSSFVPWIKEQQNYLMTENLAEPPADAIYILPIRPSIVLMNNPNMKAFGAIVILGLAVAAFDIKFFTAAPEGQIVGGRDAPVGKFPYQVSLRSRGSHFCGGSIISSRYILTAAHCVQGIGSTSNIKVHAGTNQVSANGVSYGVDRIVAHSNYNPRLILNDVALIRVDRNIAFNNLVQPIKLASGNNKYEGSSCVLSGWGTTRAGGNIPNNLQYINLQVETQAKCKQTHKDVTDSQICTFTKYGEGACNGDSGGPLVANGVQIGIVSYGIPCGVGKPDVYTRVSSFNSWIRNQETYLMNEDTAEQPADAIYIR